GGTACAGCTGCCCGATCCCGGCGACGATCATCACGACGCCCGCAAGCCGCTTGAGCCACCCCGAGTACGCCGTCAGCCGGCTCGCGTTCGTCACCAGCCCCATCCCGGTCGCGACAGTCGTGGCGACCATCAGCGCGGCGACGCTGCCGGCGTACGTCGCGAGGACGAGCGCGGCCACGTCGCTCGGCAGCGAGGCGGCGCGGGCCGTGACCGCGATGAATATCGGGGCGACACAGCCCGCCCCGGCGAGCGCGTAGCCCGCGCCGAACACGCCGAAGCCGAGCACGCTCGCGCGGCGCTTCGGCAGCGGGATCGACAGCGACGGCGCGCGCCCGATCACGACGAGCACGCCGAAGCCGATCAACAGCGCCCCGACGAGCGTTTCGAAGAGCGTGATGTTCTGGAGCGTCGAGTGCCCGACGAACAGCGTCGCCCCGGTGAGCGCGCCGAACGTGGCGAGGACGCCGATCCCGGCGACGATCCCCCGGACGCCCGCCCCGCCGAGCGACGCCTCGTTCGCCTCCGTCTGGTTCACGTAGAAGCCGACGTAGCCAGGCAACAGCGGGTACGCGCAGGGCGAAAAGAAGGTCGCCACGCCCGCGGTGAGCGCG
The DNA window shown above is from Natronomonas salsuginis and carries:
- a CDS encoding cytochrome c biogenesis CcdA family protein, translating into MSDVTLATNLSFALTAGVATFFSPCAYPLLPGYVGFYVNQTEANEASLGGAGVRGIVAGIGVLATFGALTGATLFVGHSTLQNITLFETLVGALLIGFGVLVVIGRAPSLSIPLPKRRASVLGFGVFGAGYALAGAGCVAPIFIAVTARAASLPSDVAALVLATYAGSVAALMVATTVATGMGLVTNASRLTAYSGWLKRLAGVVMIVAGIGQLYLALVVY